One window from the genome of Serinibacter salmoneus encodes:
- a CDS encoding YbjN domain-containing protein: MGDRAAVQAKVQEFLAASFRGVTLERNGYSIGHGSARCFVKVRESTEDGPIIINITAPLLFDVPATPALYEYIALHADDYVFGHLSALRAEDADKVHIYFTHQLLGDYLDHDELDYAVGAVMTTADDLDDTLQVQFGGARFHES; encoded by the coding sequence ATGGGCGATCGGGCAGCAGTACAGGCGAAGGTGCAAGAGTTTCTTGCGGCGTCATTTCGAGGCGTGACACTTGAGCGGAACGGGTACTCCATCGGCCACGGCTCCGCACGATGCTTCGTGAAGGTGCGCGAAAGCACCGAGGACGGGCCTATCATCATCAACATCACGGCACCCCTGTTGTTCGACGTACCTGCCACACCGGCACTGTACGAGTACATTGCATTGCACGCCGACGACTACGTGTTCGGCCACCTGAGTGCTCTCCGCGCAGAAGACGCCGACAAGGTCCACATCTACTTCACCCATCAACTCCTGGGCGACTACTTGGATCACGACGAGTTGGATTATGCGGTCGGAGCCGTCATGACCACAGCGGACGACCTTGACGACACGTTGCAAGTACAATTTGGTGGCGCACGATTCCACGAGTCGTGA
- a CDS encoding DEAD/DEAH box helicase — protein MVLDGGARLARPLRSRAARALKSQFMLLATGTPIENSMRDFWTLMDTAQPGLLGTWGEFAEDWVKPIAAAEGAEKESLGRALRETVGRFMLRRLKEDHLPDLPSKTIYGPTASATRQHRPDLGVAMPPVQQSAYEKVLEAFAQASERRVAQASKDEGRDAALRAVHGLRAVSLHPDAVADTRMAPDVSGMRDSGRLVATVTVLDEVRARGEKAIVFVINKKVQRALASWLGQRYELPIRIVNGETPAASRGAAQTRSSIIRNFETTPGFNVIIMSPLAVGVGLTVVGTNHAIHLERHWNPAKEAQVTDRIYRIGQTRDVHVYLPMSLHPNRTSFDENLDQLLQQKTTLREAIVVPQQLEDSEVAATLGLL, from the coding sequence GTGGTGCTCGACGGCGGTGCGCGCCTCGCGCGCCCCCTCCGCTCTCGCGCCGCCCGCGCGCTGAAGAGCCAGTTCATGCTGCTCGCGACCGGCACGCCTATCGAGAACTCCATGCGGGACTTCTGGACTCTCATGGACACCGCCCAGCCAGGACTGCTCGGCACCTGGGGTGAGTTCGCTGAGGACTGGGTGAAGCCCATTGCCGCGGCGGAGGGCGCCGAGAAGGAGAGTCTGGGGCGCGCCCTCCGGGAGACGGTTGGGCGATTCATGCTGCGACGCCTGAAGGAGGACCATCTTCCAGACCTGCCGAGCAAGACGATCTATGGGCCGACTGCGAGCGCGACCCGCCAGCATCGGCCTGACTTGGGCGTTGCCATGCCCCCTGTTCAGCAGTCCGCCTACGAGAAGGTGCTGGAGGCGTTTGCCCAGGCCAGCGAGCGAAGGGTCGCCCAGGCCAGCAAGGATGAGGGTCGTGATGCAGCCCTTCGTGCGGTGCATGGACTGCGTGCCGTGAGTCTGCACCCTGATGCGGTAGCAGACACCCGAATGGCCCCTGACGTTAGTGGTATGCGTGACTCCGGCCGTTTGGTCGCGACCGTCACGGTGCTGGATGAGGTCCGGGCGCGCGGCGAGAAGGCCATCGTGTTCGTGATCAACAAGAAGGTTCAGCGCGCGCTCGCCTCGTGGCTCGGGCAGCGCTACGAGCTACCGATCCGCATTGTGAACGGTGAGACTCCGGCGGCCTCGCGGGGCGCAGCGCAGACCAGGTCCTCGATCATCCGTAACTTCGAGACCACCCCGGGCTTCAACGTGATCATCATGTCGCCACTCGCCGTTGGAGTCGGTCTCACGGTCGTTGGCACTAATCACGCGATCCACCTGGAGCGGCACTGGAACCCCGCGAAGGAGGCCCAGGTCACCGACCGCATCTATCGCATCGGCCAGACCCGGGACGTCCACGTCTACCTCCCGATGTCTCTGCACCCGAACCGGACCTCGTTCGACGAGAATCTCGATCAACTGCTCCAGCAGAAGACCACACTGCGCGAGGCGATCGTGGTCCCGCAGCAGCTCGAGGACTCCGAGGTCGCCGCGACACTGGGGCTCCTCTGA
- a CDS encoding helicase-related protein → MFSAWNVVPHAISTVLSYEAERRLRPEYWVGRRETYSARTPASPLQYRVSAGREAGMPALALTYPCRVLARIGDPRELARTLGPQAGIEEVLDAVERRIEGLLASLPESEGGREDEEWLWAAPFLLDRLADPEAFESFLGGVASAGTREEEDGEGGAASGFLAHVERLRHLHPADLGRRPADLARTLARLAVAGPGVSAMRALALAVDQPDGTRESAELQVPAFTVAEALRSRLGRPESQGAVRLAHPDSGLAYWRAALRYAVDGGLQAVLDEWVHVMRGGGGVSVPELAESMASALALRTSVARANLYDGEDDLRLRTHLAMRFGRQISADEKNLDREDVVRRAFNSPFWPFVLATTSVGQEGLDFHSYCHAVVHWNLPGNPVDLEQREGRVHRYQGHAVRKNVAAAYGAQVLREGPMDAWAGMFHQAASARPPEMSEINPAWVFPGGSAIQRIVPQHPLSRESARYRRLVRTVATYRLAFGQPRQEDLLRLVGEGAQGSGQPDLDWARVNLEPGPKLVSGVQDPAPGDVIR, encoded by the coding sequence GTGTTCTCCGCCTGGAACGTGGTGCCGCACGCGATCTCCACGGTGCTCAGTTATGAGGCGGAGCGGCGCCTGCGACCGGAGTACTGGGTGGGGCGGAGGGAGACCTACAGCGCCCGCACGCCCGCCAGCCCGCTGCAGTACCGGGTGAGCGCCGGACGCGAGGCCGGGATGCCCGCCCTCGCACTCACCTACCCGTGCCGGGTGCTCGCCCGCATCGGCGACCCCCGCGAGTTGGCCCGAACCCTCGGACCGCAGGCCGGGATCGAGGAGGTGCTGGACGCCGTCGAGCGGCGCATCGAAGGCCTGCTCGCCTCGCTGCCGGAATCCGAGGGCGGGCGTGAGGACGAGGAATGGCTCTGGGCTGCGCCGTTCCTGCTGGACCGGCTCGCGGATCCCGAGGCCTTCGAGTCCTTCCTCGGCGGTGTCGCCTCGGCCGGAACCCGTGAGGAGGAGGACGGCGAGGGCGGGGCAGCGTCCGGGTTCCTCGCGCACGTGGAACGGTTGCGGCACCTGCACCCGGCAGACCTCGGCCGCCGGCCCGCCGACCTCGCCCGCACGCTCGCGCGCCTTGCCGTGGCCGGCCCCGGGGTGAGCGCGATGCGGGCCCTGGCGCTCGCCGTCGACCAACCTGACGGGACGAGGGAGTCCGCGGAGTTGCAGGTGCCGGCGTTCACCGTGGCGGAGGCGCTGCGCTCGCGGCTGGGGAGGCCGGAGTCGCAGGGCGCGGTCCGCCTGGCCCACCCCGACTCGGGGTTGGCGTACTGGCGGGCGGCGCTGCGCTACGCCGTCGACGGCGGGCTGCAGGCCGTGCTCGACGAGTGGGTTCACGTGATGCGCGGCGGTGGCGGCGTCAGCGTGCCGGAACTCGCGGAGTCGATGGCCTCCGCGCTCGCGCTGCGCACCTCCGTGGCGCGCGCCAACCTGTACGACGGCGAGGACGACCTGCGCCTGCGCACGCACCTCGCGATGCGGTTCGGCAGGCAGATCTCCGCCGACGAGAAGAACCTCGACCGTGAGGACGTGGTGCGCCGCGCGTTCAACTCCCCGTTCTGGCCGTTCGTGCTCGCCACCACCTCGGTGGGGCAGGAGGGCCTGGACTTCCACAGCTACTGCCACGCGGTGGTGCACTGGAACCTGCCCGGAAACCCCGTGGACCTGGAGCAGCGTGAGGGGCGCGTGCACCGGTACCAGGGGCACGCGGTGCGCAAGAACGTCGCGGCCGCGTACGGCGCCCAGGTGCTCCGGGAGGGGCCGATGGATGCGTGGGCGGGGATGTTCCATCAGGCGGCCTCGGCCAGGCCGCCGGAGATGAGTGAGATCAACCCGGCCTGGGTCTTCCCCGGCGGCAGTGCGATCCAGCGCATCGTGCCGCAGCACCCACTCTCCCGGGAGTCCGCGCGCTACCGGCGGCTCGTGCGGACCGTGGCCACCTACCGGCTCGCGTTCGGCCAGCCGCGGCAGGAGGACCTGCTGCGGCTCGTGGGCGAGGGGGCGCAAGGTTCGGGCCAGCCGGATCTGGACTGGGCGCGGGTCAACCTCGAACCCGGACCGAAACTAGTCAGCGGGGTCCAAGACCCGGCACCCGGAGACGTAATTCGCTAG